A section of the Microbacterium forte genome encodes:
- the tmk gene encoding dTMP kinase: MTSGPGIWITLEGGDGSGKTTQSNLLAQWMTDEGRTVVRTREPGGSEVGQLIRDIVLHHRGDIAPRAEALLYAADRAHHVATVVRPALARGEVVLQDRYLDSSVAYQGAGRVLDGDEIRGLSLWAAEGALPDLTVLLDLDPESARVRLDSADKPFDRLEAEKNEFHARVRDAYLALAQAEPDRFLVLDAAATPEVIAEQIRERVATLIG; encoded by the coding sequence GTGACATCAGGTCCCGGAATCTGGATCACCCTCGAGGGCGGAGACGGATCGGGGAAGACCACGCAGTCGAACCTCCTCGCCCAGTGGATGACGGATGAAGGGCGAACCGTCGTGCGCACCCGCGAGCCCGGCGGTTCGGAGGTCGGCCAGCTGATCCGAGACATCGTGCTGCACCATCGTGGGGACATCGCGCCGCGTGCCGAGGCTCTTCTCTACGCCGCCGACCGCGCGCATCACGTCGCGACGGTCGTCCGGCCTGCTCTCGCCCGCGGTGAGGTCGTGCTGCAGGATCGCTATCTCGACTCATCCGTCGCCTACCAGGGCGCAGGGCGAGTGCTCGACGGCGACGAGATCCGCGGCCTGTCGCTGTGGGCCGCCGAGGGCGCGCTGCCCGACCTCACCGTGCTGCTCGACCTCGATCCCGAATCGGCGCGTGTGCGACTCGACTCGGCTGACAAGCCCTTCGACAGACTCGAAGCCGAGAAGAACGAGTTCCACGCGCGAGTCCGCGACGCGTACCTCGCTCTAGCGCAGGCCGAGCCGGATCGTTTCCTGGTTCTCGACGCCGCAGCGACGCCCGAGGTCATCGCCGAGCAGATCCGCGAGCGGGTCGCCACGCTGATCGGCTGA
- a CDS encoding DNA polymerase III subunit delta': protein MPQTVAAPFPWDDVWGQDAAVDTLRNAASDPSALSHAWLITGPPGSGRSTLAHAFAAALVADHPDDEASMRQVLAGTHPDVTALRTDKVIITIAEARALVERSYFAPSAGRYRVIVVEDADRMVERTSNVLLKALEEPPEQTVWILCAPSEADLLPTIRSRVRSLRLREPDVADVARLITLRTGVDEGIAEQAARHAQRHIGMAQRLATDEAARRRRDETLRSVLGVRGVSDAVEVAGRIIQAATDDAKALTAERDAAERASLLRMVGIAEGQAVPPALRTQISALEDDQKKRATRSLRDGIDRVLTDLQSLFRDVVMLQFGRDDELINRELREDLAALAAAWPETRTLVVLDHLADTRQSLERNVAPLLALESLLVTVTSGRTP from the coding sequence ATGCCCCAGACTGTCGCCGCACCTTTCCCGTGGGACGATGTGTGGGGACAGGATGCCGCGGTCGACACGCTTCGCAACGCCGCATCCGATCCCTCCGCGCTGTCGCACGCCTGGCTCATCACGGGTCCGCCCGGGTCGGGGCGCTCCACGCTCGCGCACGCCTTCGCCGCAGCGCTCGTGGCGGACCACCCCGATGACGAGGCGTCGATGCGTCAGGTTCTCGCGGGAACGCATCCGGATGTGACGGCATTGCGCACCGACAAGGTCATCATCACGATCGCGGAGGCTCGTGCGCTCGTCGAGCGCTCGTACTTCGCCCCGTCTGCCGGCCGCTATCGCGTGATCGTGGTCGAAGACGCCGACCGCATGGTCGAGCGCACCTCCAACGTGCTGCTGAAGGCTCTCGAAGAGCCGCCAGAGCAGACGGTCTGGATACTCTGCGCCCCGAGCGAAGCCGACCTGCTGCCGACCATCCGTTCGCGCGTGCGCTCACTGCGACTGCGCGAGCCCGATGTCGCAGACGTGGCACGTCTGATCACGCTGCGCACAGGGGTCGATGAGGGCATCGCCGAGCAGGCCGCTCGTCATGCGCAACGGCACATCGGCATGGCCCAGCGACTCGCCACCGATGAGGCTGCCCGCCGCCGCCGTGACGAGACCCTGCGGTCTGTGCTGGGGGTTCGCGGTGTCAGCGACGCCGTCGAGGTCGCCGGCCGCATCATCCAGGCGGCCACTGATGACGCCAAGGCGCTCACCGCCGAGCGCGACGCGGCCGAGCGCGCATCCCTGCTGCGTATGGTCGGGATCGCCGAGGGGCAGGCCGTTCCGCCGGCCCTGCGCACGCAGATCTCCGCGCTGGAGGACGACCAGAAGAAGCGTGCGACCCGAAGTCTGCGTGACGGGATCGACAGAGTCCTCACCGATCTGCAGTCTCTCTTCCGTGATGTCGTAATGCTGCAGTTCGGCCGAGACGACGAGCTGATCAATCGCGAGCTTCGCGAAGACCTGGCCGCGCTGGCTGCGGCCTGGCCGGAGACCCGTACTCTTGTCGTACTCGACCACCTTGCCGACACACGCCAGTCGCTGGAGCGCAACGTCGCACCGCTGCTCGCCCTCGAGAGCTTGCTCGTGACTGTCACGAGCGGGAGGACACCGTGA
- a CDS encoding alpha/beta hydrolase, with translation MNNRPTSRIRRAVAVIAGLAAASVALSGCLYSMIPEQAEPKPSTTNAPDTEGVAEDLLPFYGQTLTWSECGTGFDCTEVTAPLDWENPGEGEITLSVVRHQATGTAQGSLLTNPGGPGASGVELIRDSLDFAVGADLIENYDVIGFDPRGVGESTAVTCFDAAGMDDYLYTIPAGKRGSAEWEAELLEAHKEFADACEANSGGILPYVTTINAARDMDLIRAVLGDKQLNYLGYSYGTFLGATYADLYPEKAGRLVLDGAIDPAVSGLDVGATQALGFESALRAYMQNCLDSGECPFNGTVDEAMADLGALLASVDASPLENGDGRMLGADSLMTAIIAALYSADSWQYLTQALDEALQGDPTTAFFLADFYNGRENGTYLDNSSEAFRAYNCMDYPVEDDPAAEAATEKRIADGAPTIAPYWNGPDSCSVWPYPPTGTRGEINAEGAGPILVVGTTNDPATPYEWSESLAEQLDEGVLITRVGEGHTGYNKGNTCVDSAVEAFLLDNVVPESDVRCE, from the coding sequence GTGAACAATCGACCGACTTCCCGCATCCGACGTGCCGTCGCCGTGATCGCCGGCCTCGCCGCGGCCTCGGTCGCCCTCTCCGGGTGCCTGTACTCGATGATCCCCGAGCAGGCCGAGCCGAAGCCGTCCACCACGAACGCGCCAGACACCGAAGGCGTGGCAGAAGACCTGCTGCCGTTCTACGGCCAGACGCTCACCTGGAGCGAGTGCGGCACGGGGTTCGACTGCACCGAGGTGACCGCTCCGCTCGACTGGGAGAACCCGGGCGAGGGCGAGATCACCCTCTCCGTCGTGCGCCACCAGGCGACGGGAACGGCTCAGGGCTCACTGCTGACGAACCCCGGTGGTCCTGGCGCCAGCGGCGTCGAGCTCATCCGCGACAGTCTCGACTTCGCGGTCGGTGCCGATCTCATCGAGAACTACGACGTGATCGGATTCGACCCCCGCGGCGTCGGAGAATCGACCGCAGTGACGTGCTTCGACGCTGCAGGCATGGACGACTACCTCTACACGATCCCCGCAGGCAAGCGGGGGAGTGCGGAGTGGGAGGCCGAGCTGCTCGAGGCCCACAAGGAGTTCGCCGACGCGTGCGAGGCGAACAGCGGCGGCATCCTGCCCTACGTCACCACGATCAACGCTGCACGCGACATGGATCTGATCCGCGCGGTGCTCGGCGACAAGCAGCTGAACTACCTCGGCTACTCCTACGGAACTTTCCTCGGTGCGACCTACGCCGACCTGTACCCCGAGAAAGCGGGCCGACTCGTGCTCGACGGTGCGATCGACCCGGCCGTCTCGGGGCTCGATGTCGGTGCCACCCAGGCGCTCGGATTCGAATCGGCCCTCCGCGCGTACATGCAGAACTGCCTCGACTCGGGCGAGTGCCCGTTCAACGGCACGGTCGACGAGGCCATGGCCGATCTCGGTGCACTGCTCGCGAGCGTCGACGCGTCTCCGCTCGAGAACGGCGACGGGCGCATGCTCGGCGCGGACTCGCTGATGACCGCGATCATCGCCGCCCTGTATTCGGCAGACAGCTGGCAGTACCTCACGCAGGCGCTCGACGAGGCTCTGCAGGGCGATCCGACGACGGCGTTCTTCCTCGCCGACTTCTACAACGGACGTGAGAACGGCACCTATCTCGACAACTCGAGCGAAGCCTTCCGCGCCTACAACTGCATGGACTATCCCGTCGAGGACGACCCGGCGGCCGAGGCGGCGACCGAGAAGAGGATCGCCGACGGCGCACCGACCATCGCTCCGTACTGGAACGGCCCCGACTCCTGCTCGGTGTGGCCCTACCCGCCGACCGGGACGCGAGGCGAGATCAACGCCGAGGGTGCCGGCCCGATCCTCGTGGTCGGCACGACCAACGATCCGGCGACCCCGTACGAGTGGTCCGAGTCGCTCGCCGAGCAGCTCGACGAGGGCGTGCTGATCACCCGCGTGGGCGAAGGCCACACCGGATACAACAAGGGCAACACGTGCGTCGACAGCGCCGTCGAGGCGTTCCTCCTCGACAATGTCGTGCCCGAGAGCGACGTCCGCTGCGAGTGA
- a CDS encoding isochorismatase family protein, producing MSRALLIVDVQNDFTEGGALAVDGGDAVASAVSAFLAAHATEYDVIIASRDWHDAEGDNAGHFGEAPDYVDTWPVHCVAGTPGADYDPLLVTDAVTHHVHKGQGRPAYSMFEGATETGDTVGAILTAAGVLEADVVGIATDHCVRASALDAVAHGVRVRILTDLIAGVAPGPSAAALAELAHAGAVLVESDSA from the coding sequence ATGAGCAGAGCGCTTCTGATCGTCGATGTGCAGAACGACTTCACCGAGGGCGGCGCTTTGGCCGTCGACGGCGGGGACGCCGTGGCATCCGCTGTCTCAGCGTTCCTCGCCGCACATGCGACGGAGTACGACGTCATCATCGCCTCGCGCGACTGGCACGACGCCGAAGGCGACAACGCCGGCCACTTCGGAGAGGCGCCGGACTACGTCGACACGTGGCCCGTGCACTGCGTCGCAGGCACGCCCGGCGCCGACTACGACCCGCTGCTGGTGACCGATGCCGTCACGCACCATGTGCACAAGGGGCAGGGTCGCCCCGCCTACTCGATGTTCGAGGGCGCGACCGAAACGGGAGACACCGTCGGCGCGATCCTCACCGCCGCGGGTGTCCTCGAGGCCGACGTCGTCGGCATCGCCACGGACCACTGCGTGCGGGCCTCTGCGCTCGACGCGGTGGCGCACGGAGTCCGAGTGCGCATCCTCACCGACCTGATCGCGGGTGTCGCACCGGGGCCGAGTGCGGCGGCTCTCGCAGAACTCGCCCATGCGGGTGCCGTGCTCGTCGAGAGCGACTCTGCGTGA
- a CDS encoding DUF1697 domain-containing protein, translated as MTRSVLLLRAVNVSGRNRVPMAQLREVLAPVLGEVSTYIASGNIVCEHPDDPTSVSARVRELIADEFDVDTPVILRTHDDLVHALDAHPFGGASEKLLHAMFLEGPAAPGAVEALQERLVPGERIALVGDDLWIDYAEGGVHSTRLTKAVLDRALGVAGTARNLRTIRKLAELTA; from the coding sequence GTGACACGCAGCGTCCTGCTGCTGCGAGCGGTCAACGTCTCGGGCCGCAATCGAGTGCCGATGGCACAGCTGCGCGAGGTGCTCGCTCCGGTGCTGGGTGAGGTCTCGACCTACATCGCGAGTGGGAACATCGTGTGCGAGCATCCGGATGATCCGACGTCGGTGAGCGCTCGGGTCCGGGAGCTGATCGCCGACGAGTTCGACGTCGACACCCCGGTCATCCTGAGGACTCACGACGACCTCGTGCACGCCCTGGATGCGCACCCGTTCGGCGGAGCGTCGGAGAAGCTGCTGCACGCGATGTTCCTCGAGGGGCCGGCCGCGCCCGGGGCCGTCGAGGCACTGCAGGAGCGGCTCGTGCCGGGGGAGCGGATCGCACTGGTCGGCGACGATCTGTGGATCGACTACGCCGAGGGCGGTGTGCACAGCACGAGGCTCACCAAGGCCGTCCTCGATCGTGCGCTCGGCGTCGCAGGCACGGCGCGCAACCTCCGCACGATCCGGAAGCTCGCCGAGCTGACCGCATGA
- a CDS encoding CGNR zinc finger domain-containing protein has translation MHLNPYGEYAVLLAASLADDFPVDRAGIEERTLEMGMTMTFPPAADDHERVREVVDDWLRIVDAADPDSRAEILNAQMAEAAAYPRLTNHDGEGWHLHYRDDVRSLPYVLRAVFAVGTSLHLVTRGMDRLGRCEASPCTNVVVDVTRNGRQRFCSVRCANRAAVRRHRARAGA, from the coding sequence ATGCATCTCAACCCTTACGGCGAATATGCGGTTCTCCTGGCCGCATCCCTCGCCGACGACTTTCCCGTCGATCGAGCGGGAATCGAGGAGCGCACCCTCGAGATGGGGATGACGATGACGTTCCCTCCCGCCGCCGACGACCATGAACGGGTCCGAGAGGTGGTCGACGACTGGCTGCGGATCGTAGACGCGGCGGACCCGGACTCTCGCGCGGAGATCCTCAACGCGCAGATGGCGGAAGCTGCGGCATACCCGCGCCTGACGAACCACGACGGCGAAGGCTGGCACCTGCACTACCGCGACGATGTGCGATCTCTGCCGTATGTGCTCCGGGCCGTCTTCGCGGTCGGCACGTCGCTGCACCTCGTCACCCGCGGCATGGACCGACTGGGTCGCTGCGAGGCCTCACCCTGCACGAACGTGGTCGTCGACGTGACCCGCAACGGGCGGCAGCGATTCTGCTCGGTGCGCTGTGCGAACAGAGCGGCGGTCCGGCGTCACAGGGCGCGCGCTGGCGCCTGA
- a CDS encoding type 1 glutamine amidotransferase domain-containing protein translates to MATLTDSRVAFLATDGFEDSELTSPWEAVQGEGASATLIAPDGQQITGKNGHVQHVDLTSETAKADEFDALVLPGGVVNADHLRLDKASIDLARSFFEQHKPVAVICHGAWILIEAGVVDGRTLTSYPSLATDLRNAGATWVDEEVVVDEGLVSSRTPDDLPAFNAKLIEEVAEGKHAGQTA, encoded by the coding sequence ATGGCGACTCTCACCGACAGCCGAGTGGCATTCCTCGCGACAGACGGATTCGAGGACAGCGAGCTGACCAGTCCGTGGGAAGCGGTGCAGGGCGAAGGCGCGAGCGCCACGCTCATCGCACCGGACGGACAGCAGATCACCGGCAAGAACGGTCACGTGCAGCACGTCGACCTCACGTCCGAGACGGCGAAGGCCGACGAGTTCGACGCTCTCGTGCTCCCGGGCGGCGTCGTGAACGCCGACCACCTGCGGCTCGACAAGGCATCGATCGACCTCGCCCGCTCGTTCTTCGAGCAGCACAAGCCGGTCGCGGTCATCTGCCACGGCGCGTGGATCCTGATCGAAGCCGGCGTGGTCGACGGACGCACGCTGACCAGCTACCCGAGCCTCGCGACCGACCTCCGCAACGCCGGAGCCACCTGGGTCGACGAGGAAGTGGTGGTCGACGAAGGTCTCGTGTCCAGCCGCACTCCCGACGACCTCCCTGCTTTCAACGCGAAGCTGATCGAAGAGGTCGCCGAGGGGAAGCACGCAGGCCAGACCGCGTGA
- a CDS encoding fasciclin domain-containing protein — MFSTKKKVTAAITLGLASAFLLSACSMGGTTEEPAESTAPESSETMAPETETMDPAANLVGPGCAAYAEAVPDGAGSVEGMSLDPVATAASNNPLLTTLVAAVSGQLNPDVNLVDTLNGDEFTVFAPVDDAFAKIDPATIEALKTDSATLSSILTYHVVPGQVAPDEIAGMHTTVQGADLEVTGSGDDLMVNDATVICGGVQTANATVYLIDTVLMPPAE, encoded by the coding sequence ATGTTCAGCACCAAGAAGAAGGTCACCGCAGCCATCACCCTCGGCCTTGCGAGCGCATTCCTGCTCTCCGCATGTTCCATGGGCGGCACCACCGAAGAGCCGGCAGAGTCGACGGCCCCCGAGTCGTCCGAGACGATGGCTCCCGAGACCGAGACGATGGACCCGGCCGCGAACCTGGTCGGCCCCGGCTGCGCCGCATACGCAGAGGCTGTTCCGGACGGCGCAGGATCCGTCGAGGGCATGTCGCTCGACCCGGTCGCCACCGCAGCATCCAACAACCCGCTGCTCACCACGCTCGTGGCCGCAGTCAGCGGACAGCTGAACCCCGACGTCAACCTCGTCGACACGCTGAACGGCGACGAGTTCACCGTCTTCGCACCCGTCGATGACGCTTTCGCGAAGATCGACCCGGCCACCATCGAGGCACTCAAGACCGACAGCGCCACGCTGAGCTCGATCCTGACCTACCACGTGGTCCCCGGCCAGGTCGCACCTGACGAGATCGCCGGCATGCACACCACCGTCCAGGGTGCTGACCTCGAGGTCACCGGCAGCGGCGACGACCTGATGGTCAACGACGCCACCGTCATCTGCGGTGGAGTCCAGACCGCCAACGCGACCGTGTACCTCATCGACACGGTCCTGATGCCCCCGGCCGAGTAA
- the sigK gene encoding ECF RNA polymerase sigma factor SigK, with protein MLLEMVIDGMDVPEDGTARDAVADLLLRIGDGDQRAFAELYDTLSSRVFGLILRVLVNRSQSEEVLQEVFLEIWQSATKFAPNKGQGRTWVMTIAHRRAVDRVRASQSSADRDVRAGFRDIGVAHDSVAETVELGIEGEKVVHALSGLPEVQREALVLAYYGGYSQNEVAALVGAPLGTIKTRMRDGLSRLRTAMGVTA; from the coding sequence ATGCTGTTAGAGATGGTCATCGATGGAATGGACGTACCCGAAGACGGTACGGCTCGGGATGCTGTCGCTGACCTGCTCCTTCGCATCGGCGACGGTGATCAGCGCGCATTCGCGGAGCTCTACGACACTCTGTCGTCACGCGTCTTCGGCCTCATCCTCAGGGTCCTCGTGAATCGCTCGCAGAGCGAAGAGGTGCTCCAAGAGGTCTTCTTGGAGATCTGGCAATCCGCTACGAAGTTCGCTCCGAACAAGGGTCAGGGAAGAACCTGGGTGATGACGATCGCGCACCGTCGTGCGGTCGACCGGGTTCGGGCGTCCCAGTCCAGCGCGGACCGAGACGTACGAGCCGGGTTCAGGGACATCGGGGTCGCGCACGACAGTGTGGCGGAGACGGTGGAGCTGGGCATCGAGGGCGAGAAGGTGGTTCACGCGCTCTCAGGCCTTCCCGAGGTGCAGCGCGAAGCTCTCGTCCTGGCCTATTACGGCGGTTACAGTCAGAACGAAGTGGCAGCTCTCGTCGGGGCGCCGCTGGGGACGATCAAGACACGGATGCGAGATGGGCTCTCGCGACTGAGGACAGCTATGGGGGTGACGGCATGA
- a CDS encoding anti-sigma factor translates to MNEKDFAELAAGAALDALSPDDQQRYHAALAAHPEWQSIVDADADSAGFLADGVAQAVPSPDIRAALLARIAVTPQSGDVVLSDSAPDSMPDPAPGETADAAPVADSATAARDGDDAPKAPAHRLRFLFALAACLALLVGVGAGAVAINTYINRPASVVALEDIQAAGDAQQASVSLESGGTATAHWSASLGKSVLVTDGIPSLAEGKTYELWYVRGDTPVSAGVFAADDGEATAVLAGEMHAGDVIAVTVEQDGGSPSGLPTSDPVVVIPTA, encoded by the coding sequence ATGAACGAGAAGGACTTCGCAGAACTCGCGGCAGGAGCAGCGCTCGACGCGCTGTCGCCCGATGACCAGCAGCGGTATCACGCCGCACTCGCAGCGCACCCGGAATGGCAGAGCATCGTGGATGCCGATGCCGACAGTGCCGGCTTCCTCGCCGACGGAGTGGCGCAGGCCGTTCCTTCGCCCGACATTCGTGCCGCTCTGCTCGCACGTATCGCCGTCACGCCGCAGAGCGGCGATGTCGTTCTCTCGGACTCGGCGCCCGACTCGATGCCCGACCCGGCGCCCGGCGAGACGGCAGATGCCGCGCCCGTGGCGGACTCAGCGACCGCCGCACGCGATGGCGACGACGCCCCGAAGGCTCCGGCACACCGCCTCCGCTTCCTCTTCGCGCTCGCGGCATGCCTCGCGCTGCTCGTCGGTGTGGGGGCAGGCGCCGTCGCGATCAACACCTACATCAACCGACCGGCGAGTGTCGTCGCACTCGAGGACATCCAGGCGGCCGGTGACGCTCAGCAGGCCAGCGTGTCGCTCGAGAGCGGCGGCACTGCGACCGCGCACTGGTCGGCGTCGCTCGGCAAGTCCGTGCTCGTGACCGACGGCATCCCGTCGCTCGCCGAGGGCAAGACCTACGAGCTCTGGTATGTGCGCGGTGACACTCCGGTGTCGGCAGGCGTGTTCGCGGCCGACGACGGCGAAGCGACAGCGGTGCTCGCGGGCGAGATGCACGCGGGTGATGTGATCGCCGTCACGGTGGAGCAGGACGGAGGCTCGCCCTCGGGCCTGCCGACATCCGATCCCGTCGTCGTGATCCCGACGGCCTGA
- a CDS encoding aminodeoxychorismate lyase: MTRRFALMIDPAAADVARSDFADTFTLVDAAAPALSVGELSTQRGDGVFESIGVIDGHAQEVVPHLERLAHSAQLCDLPLPNQAQWHQAIERAAAHCEQGEYVIKLILSRGVEHGPTPTAWVTAAPASDFSAVREQGIRVVTLDRGYDLDVAEKAPWLLLGAKTLSYAVNMAALREAHRRGADDAIFLSRDGFVLEAPTASLILRFGERFVTPAPNGGILHGTTQLSVYEHLTARGFVAEYAQVPASDLSRADAAWLVSSVRLAAPITAVDGVELPVDRALTAELNEYLLSPRD, translated from the coding sequence ATGACACGGCGCTTTGCTCTGATGATCGATCCTGCGGCGGCCGACGTCGCCCGCTCCGACTTCGCAGACACGTTCACCCTCGTGGATGCGGCCGCACCGGCGCTGAGCGTGGGGGAGCTGAGCACGCAGCGCGGCGACGGGGTGTTCGAGTCGATCGGCGTGATCGACGGGCATGCGCAGGAGGTCGTGCCGCACCTCGAGAGGCTCGCGCACTCGGCGCAGCTGTGCGACCTGCCGCTCCCCAATCAGGCGCAGTGGCACCAGGCCATCGAGCGAGCGGCCGCCCACTGCGAACAGGGCGAATACGTCATCAAGCTCATCCTCAGCCGTGGGGTCGAGCACGGCCCCACACCGACCGCCTGGGTCACGGCCGCACCGGCATCCGACTTCTCGGCGGTGCGCGAGCAGGGGATCCGCGTGGTCACCCTCGACCGCGGGTACGACCTCGACGTGGCTGAGAAGGCACCGTGGCTGCTGCTCGGGGCCAAGACCCTCTCGTATGCGGTGAACATGGCGGCGCTTCGCGAAGCGCACCGACGTGGAGCTGACGACGCGATCTTCCTCTCGCGTGACGGCTTCGTGCTCGAGGCACCGACCGCGTCGCTGATCCTGCGCTTCGGCGAGCGTTTCGTGACGCCGGCGCCCAACGGCGGCATCCTGCACGGTACGACGCAGCTCAGCGTCTACGAGCACCTCACCGCGCGCGGATTCGTCGCCGAGTATGCGCAGGTGCCGGCATCCGATCTGTCGCGTGCTGACGCCGCCTGGCTCGTCTCCAGCGTCCGCCTCGCCGCCCCGATCACCGCCGTAGACGGAGTCGAGTTGCCCGTCGATCGCGCGCTCACGGCCGAGCTCAACGAGTACCTCCTCTCGCCCCGAGACTGA
- the pstB gene encoding phosphate ABC transporter ATP-binding protein PstB, which yields MSKSIEVNDLNVYYSDFLAVEGVSIEIKPNTVTAFIGPSGCGKSTFLRTLNRMHEVIPGARVEGEVLIDGKNLYGAGVDPVLVRRQVGMVFQRPNPFPTMSIKENVLAGVKLNNTRMAKSDQDALVEKSLRGANLWNEVKDRLDRPGSGLSGGQQQRLCIARAIAVSPDVILMDEPCSALDPISTFAIEELIAEIKSEYTVVIVTHNMQQASRVSDRTAFFNIAGTGKPGKLIEYDDTRTMFTTPSVQATEDYVSGRFG from the coding sequence GTGTCCAAGAGCATCGAAGTCAACGACCTCAACGTCTACTACAGCGACTTCCTCGCCGTCGAAGGCGTCAGCATCGAGATCAAGCCCAACACCGTCACGGCGTTCATCGGCCCGTCCGGCTGCGGCAAGTCCACGTTCCTGCGCACCCTCAACCGCATGCACGAGGTCATCCCCGGCGCTCGTGTCGAGGGAGAAGTGCTGATCGACGGCAAGAACCTCTACGGCGCCGGCGTCGACCCCGTGCTGGTGCGCCGTCAGGTCGGCATGGTCTTCCAGCGTCCCAACCCGTTCCCCACCATGTCGATCAAGGAGAACGTGCTCGCGGGCGTCAAGCTCAACAACACGCGCATGGCGAAGAGCGATCAGGATGCTCTCGTCGAGAAGTCCCTGCGTGGCGCGAACCTCTGGAACGAGGTCAAGGACCGCCTCGACCGCCCCGGTTCGGGTCTCTCGGGCGGCCAGCAGCAGCGTCTGTGCATCGCGCGTGCCATCGCCGTCTCCCCCGACGTGATCCTGATGGACGAGCCCTGCTCGGCGCTCGACCCGATCTCGACCTTCGCGATCGAGGAGCTCATCGCCGAGATCAAGTCGGAGTACACCGTCGTCATCGTGACGCACAACATGCAGCAGGCGAGCCGCGTGTCCGACCGGACCGCCTTCTTCAACATCGCCGGCACCGGCAAGCCCGGAAAGCTCATCGAGTACGACGACACCCGCACGATGTTCACCACCCCGTCGGTGCAGGCGACCGAGGACTACGTCTCGGGACGCTTCGGATAA
- the pstA gene encoding phosphate ABC transporter permease PstA, whose amino-acid sequence MTATLTPSPSSVAAPVHSTSAGHLPRWAPWALLLAAFVVSATIFAFVNAGNDPADFNIALTLVVGLIFYMVLIFVISTVVESRRHAIDRLMTALVSGAFVVALLPLISLLYTVVVNGLMRFDGEFFSFSMRNIVGEGGGAVHAIWGTLLITLGATIISVPIGLMTSIYLVEYGEGRKLARGITFLVDVMTGIPSIVAGLFIYSVFSLIVGPGTRMGIMGSLALSVLMIPVVVRGSEELLRIVPNELREAAYALGVPKWLTIIKVVLPTAIAGILTSIMLAISRVIGETAPLLLTVGIVQGMNLNMFSGQMATLPVFSYMQAKYPGIPVDAYLDRAWAAALTLIVIVMVLNLLARIIAKVFAPKINGR is encoded by the coding sequence ATGACCGCCACCCTCACGCCCTCGCCGTCATCCGTCGCCGCTCCGGTGCACAGCACGTCGGCAGGTCATCTTCCCCGGTGGGCGCCCTGGGCGCTGCTGCTGGCCGCCTTCGTGGTGTCGGCCACGATCTTCGCCTTCGTCAACGCGGGCAACGACCCCGCCGACTTCAACATCGCACTCACCCTCGTCGTCGGCCTCATCTTCTACATGGTTCTGATCTTCGTGATCTCCACCGTGGTCGAGAGCCGTCGCCACGCGATCGACCGCCTCATGACGGCGCTGGTGTCCGGCGCCTTCGTCGTCGCGCTCCTCCCGCTCATCTCGCTGCTGTACACCGTGGTCGTCAACGGCCTCATGCGGTTCGACGGCGAGTTCTTCAGCTTCTCGATGCGCAACATCGTCGGCGAAGGCGGCGGCGCGGTGCACGCCATCTGGGGCACGCTCCTCATCACCCTGGGCGCCACGATCATCTCGGTGCCGATCGGTCTGATGACCTCGATCTACCTCGTCGAGTACGGAGAGGGACGCAAGCTCGCCCGCGGCATCACGTTCCTCGTCGACGTCATGACAGGCATCCCGTCGATCGTCGCCGGTCTGTTCATCTACTCCGTGTTCTCGCTGATCGTCGGTCCCGGCACCCGCATGGGCATCATGGGCTCGCTCGCCCTCTCGGTGCTGATGATCCCCGTGGTCGTGCGCGGTTCCGAGGAACTCCTGCGGATCGTCCCGAACGAGCTCCGGGAGGCCGCCTACGCGCTCGGTGTGCCGAAGTGGCTGACGATCATCAAGGTCGTCCTGCCGACCGCCATCGCCGGAATCCTGACCAGCATCATGCTCGCCATCTCACGCGTGATCGGTGAGACCGCGCCGCTGCTGCTCACGGTCGGCATCGTGCAGGGCATGAACCTGAACATGTTCAGCGGGCAGATGGCGACGCTGCCCGTGTTCTCGTACATGCAGGCCAAGTACCCCGGCATCCCCGTCGATGCCTATCTCGACAGGGCCTGGGCCGCCGCCCTCACCCTGATCGTCATCGTGATGGTGCTGAACCTGCTGGCCAGGATCATCGCCAAGGTGTTCGCCCCCAAGATCAACGGCCGCTGA